The DNA window TCTATCCAATCCCATACGTTGTTTTGGTGAACAACGTTATTTTTATAAAGCCTAATGTATCCGTACTGACGATGATGAGCTGATGGTGCTGTTGTTCACCTTTTCGCGTGACAGTGCCCACTGCCGATATGACACATTGTACCTAGCTAAATTCTTTAGTCTGATCCGTTCTATGCTGTGCTCTGCGGCCCGAGTTTATTTAGGATCACACCTTTTCCGTTCTTTTTATTGTTTCGGTTAAAGCAATGGCTGACGACCACGACTAGCTCCCTTTTTAATTTGGCATCCTGCCTAATGAGTAACCAGCTTAATATGAAACTTATTTATTATCTAATCATTATGATATATATCAGGAAAGACTAAACAAAGAGTGCGACATATTACATATCAAACTGTCTCTGCAAAATATTTTGGATAAAAATTCTGCATTTAGAAATGTGGCTAGGAATTGTTATCACAATGCTATGCAATTCTTTGCTCTGCATTCTCTTTTTAGAGATATTTCATAAAGTAACGAATGTAATTGATTCTTGTCAACAATGTGATACTCATCCCATGATACAAATTGTCAAATTGTAACAACTGGTTTTGCCACTGAGTTTCCAACCATGACAAAGACGAACAATAAATCGTATCCAGAGAGTATTAGCTTTATCTCTACCACAGACTGTTCAAGCTATATCACTTATGCGAATAAGGAATTTTGCGATATCGCTGAGTATTCAGCAGAAGAATTGCAAGGACATCCCCATAATATTGTTCGTCATCCGGACATGCCGAAAGCGGCGTTTGCTCAGTTATGGAGCTATGTTAAACGCGGTGACAGTTGGATGGGGTTAGTCAAAAACCGTTGCAAAGGCCCACGCCACTATTGGGTGTCGGCTTTTGTTACGCCAATTAAAAATGCCGCAGGCGAAGTGGTGGAGTACCAATCGGTTCGTTCTAAACCAACCGCAGAACAAATCCAGCGCGCTGAAGCACTCTACGCCAAAATGAATGCGAACAAGAAAGTCTCTTCATGGCGTTTTTCCTCACTACTGACGACACAAATTTTGGTTGCGACATCGACCGTTCTCTCTTTAGTCAGTTGTGCGGTTACTGCTCCTTGGTGGCTCTCTGCGTCAAGCGCTGTGTTGGGTATTGGTGCACTGCTTGTAAGCGTTTATTGCAAAAGTCGGATGACGCAGGTAAACAAATTGGCCAAGGCGGCTTACGATAATCCGCTGATGGAGAGTGTTTACACGGGGCATTTTGATGATTTGTCGGCCATTGAATTAGCACTGATGATGCGTAAAGCGGAGCTACGAGCGGTTGTTGCGCGCAGTGCTGATACATCAGAACAGATCCTTGACGATGCCAATAAAGAGCTTGCGAACTTGCAAGTGGTTGAGCAAAGCTTAACCTCGCAACAACATGAAACGGATCAGGTGGCGACGGCCGTAGAAGAGCTCACTTATGCTATTAATGATATTGCAAATAATGCAGCCGAGAGCTCCCGTTTTACGGAAGATGCGCAGATCGAATCTCTTACTGGGTTGAAAAAAATCGACACGACTATCGAACAGATTCGGGTATTGGATAGGGAATTGGCTAACAGCCGCACCATATTAACCAGTTTGTCTGAACATACACAAAAAGTGGAAATGATTCTGGATGTGATCAATTCGATTGCAGAGCAGACCAACTTGCTTGCGTTGAACGCAGCCATTGAAGCGGCTCGAGCTGGGGAGTCTGGCCGAGGTTTTGCTGTGGTGGCGGATGAAGTGCGTCAATTGGCGGCCAAAACCGGTCACTCTACTCATGAAATTCAGACCATGATTGCTCAACTGCATGAATTGACTAATCAAGTTGTCGACAGTATGACGCAGGGCTCTGATCTTTCGGAACTTTGTAAACAGCGCGCTGATGAAACGGGTCAAGTGATTCGCAGTATTTCAGATAAATTGGCTTTGATTACCGATAAAAGTCAGCAAACTGCGGCGGCAGTAGAGCAGCAAGCTATTGTCACTAAAGAAATTTCAGCTAATACGATGAACATCAAGTTACTGGCGGAAAAAACATCATGTGCTTCTGGTGAGTCTGTTGATCGTACTCGAGATCTGGTGGACAACTTGGAAGATCTGTCGCGTCTTATTAATCAGTTTAAAGCTTAGCTTTCGTCATACAATCGAAGCGGTAGAACAAGCTAGCGATATAACAACATAGCAACAGAACAATATAGAGGGGGTGCTGTAACAGGCATTCCTTTGCCTTTTCGCTACGGCTATCAGTATGAATAGGATAGCGGCACAACAGCATTAGCTGTTTTTACTCTCATGCACTGTGTAGTGGTAGTTCACATCCACTTGCGAGCGGTATTGTGTTGTACCGTCTTGCTGCATAAAAGGTTC is part of the Vibrio porteresiae DSM 19223 genome and encodes:
- a CDS encoding methyl-accepting chemotaxis protein; protein product: MTKTNNKSYPESISFISTTDCSSYITYANKEFCDIAEYSAEELQGHPHNIVRHPDMPKAAFAQLWSYVKRGDSWMGLVKNRCKGPRHYWVSAFVTPIKNAAGEVVEYQSVRSKPTAEQIQRAEALYAKMNANKKVSSWRFSSLLTTQILVATSTVLSLVSCAVTAPWWLSASSAVLGIGALLVSVYCKSRMTQVNKLAKAAYDNPLMESVYTGHFDDLSAIELALMMRKAELRAVVARSADTSEQILDDANKELANLQVVEQSLTSQQHETDQVATAVEELTYAINDIANNAAESSRFTEDAQIESLTGLKKIDTTIEQIRVLDRELANSRTILTSLSEHTQKVEMILDVINSIAEQTNLLALNAAIEAARAGESGRGFAVVADEVRQLAAKTGHSTHEIQTMIAQLHELTNQVVDSMTQGSDLSELCKQRADETGQVIRSISDKLALITDKSQQTAAAVEQQAIVTKEISANTMNIKLLAEKTSCASGESVDRTRDLVDNLEDLSRLINQFKA